One Candidatus Neomarinimicrobiota bacterium genomic window, CGATACTTCTGATATTCCTTCTTGGCTTTGATGTGCTGCGCTTCAGTTTCGGAAAACGTGTGATAGCCTTCACCGTTAGCCACAAAAAAGAAATAGCTCACATCTGCCGGATAGAGTGCCGCAAGAATCGACTCCTCCCCCGGATTGTTGATGGGACCCGGCGGTAAACCATAATTAAGATAGGTGTTGTAAGGGGACTCTATTTTCAGATCTTCATTCAGCAACCGTCTCGGGCTGTCGTCAATGATATACTGAATCGTCGGATCAGCCTGCAGCCGCATCCCCTTCTTCAGCCGGTTATGATAGACGGCACTGATGATGGGACGTTCCGAGTTATAAATGGCTTCCCCTTCTATTATAGAGGCAAGTATAACAGTCTCCAGCTCTGTCAGGTTCAACTGCTTCATCCGCTGGCGTACGGAATCGTCCATAATTTGCTGATATTCACCAACGATCATTTCGATAATCTTCTTCGGCTGTTCCCCTTCCGGCAGGCGATAGGTCTCCGGAAAGAGGAAACCTTCCAGAGTCGATGCATCAATACCGAGAGAGTGCACGAATCGCTGATCAGCACACAGTTCCATAAACTGTTCTATATCGGTACCGAGTTTCTCGCTGAACAGTTCAGCGACCTCCCGCATCCGCATCCCTTCGAGAATTGTGACTCTCTGTATCACTGGCGTGCCGTTCACCAGCTGGTGGATGATCTGAAAATTGGAGCGGATATCTGTAAGTGAAAAAACGCCAGCCTGTATGGAAGTTTCGTATCCCATGAGCTGCGTGGCCAGGATAAACGGCTTAGCATTATCAATAACGTGATTCATTTTGAGTGATTGTGCGATTTCTCCCAGCGTAGCCCCCTTCTGCACCTCGATTCTGACAGGTGTTTCGGGATGAGGCTGCGGCCAGAAGACAACGAGGCTGTAGAATGCCACGGCCGTAGCAACTGCAAGAGAGACGCAAAATCCGGCTAGTTTATCGTATCTGTAATTGTGTCTGCGGGCCATTTTTAGGGCAGCGAATGTACCCTTTCTTTTAGGGTAAAACAACCATTTTTCCGACGGTGATTTGACCTTGAATTCAATAAAGGCGAGTCGTATATTTGCGCCGGTCGTGACGATAAAGAAAGAGAAAACTGACATCCATCTTTTCGAAGAATGGACCTATACAGTTAAGAATTATCTGCTTTTTGGCATTGGTCTGTTGACCATCATTGCCGGTTATGTGATAATGGCAAAAGGCAAAGTAGACAGCTTCCAATCGCTTACGCTGGCACCTATCATGCTGTTTTTCGGTTACGTGATTATCATCCCGGCGGCGCTCATATACCGGGATAAATCAAAGCAAAAGCAATGAAGATTTGGGATCGTAGTTCAATTGGTTAGAGCACCGGCCTGTCAAGCCGGAAGTTGCGAGTTCGAGTCTCGTCGGTCCCGCCGGATAGGGGTCAGAACGAACCCTTCATTCTGACCCCTT contains:
- the mltG gene encoding endolytic transglycosylase MltG — translated: MFYPKRKGTFAALKMARRHNYRYDKLAGFCVSLAVATAVAFYSLVVFWPQPHPETPVRIEVQKGATLGEIAQSLKMNHVIDNAKPFILATQLMGYETSIQAGVFSLTDIRSNFQIIHQLVNGTPVIQRVTILEGMRMREVAELFSEKLGTDIEQFMELCADQRFVHSLGIDASTLEGFLFPETYRLPEGEQPKKIIEMIVGEYQQIMDDSVRQRMKQLNLTELETVILASIIEGEAIYNSERPIISAVYHNRLKKGMRLQADPTIQYIIDDSPRRLLNEDLKIESPYNTYLNYGLPPGPINNPGEESILAALYPADVSYFFFVANGEGYHTFSETEAQHIKAKKEYQKYRRKMWREKSRKIQSQ